CGGCAATGAAATCGGCCAGCCACATTTGGGACGGCGCCGCGATTCCCATCGACCCGGCCACGACGCCCGCGGGCAAGGCGATCAAGGCCGACCGCGCCCGTAGCGTGCAGACAGCGATCGACTCGATGGATGAAGACCTTCGCGAGGTGGTGATTCTCTACTTCTTCCAGGGACTTCCGCGGCTGGAGGTGGCGGAAGCGATCGGTCTGTCACTCGCGGGAACGAAAGCGCGGCTTTCTCGCGCGACCCGCCACCTGCGTGAGCAGCTTCATGCGCTGGACGATTCGTCGCTATGAACTGCCATGCCGTCGAAGAGAGTCTGCTCGATTATCTTGAGGGACAACTCGAACCAGCCGCCTCAGAACGCATCCGGGCCCACCTCGACTCCTGTCCGGCCTGCCGACGAGCACACCGCGAAACAAAGGAGCTACTCGACGCGATGCACGTTGCCAAGAACGTGCAGGAGCGGACCTACATTCGTGCCGCATCGGCGACACCCAGTCAAACCACGGTCGGGGGCGGCACGTCGCATTCAGATGACTGGAAAGCGGGCGCGCGGCTCGGCGACTTCGAGATTATTGAACTGGTCGGCCGTGGCGGCATGGGCGCCGTTTATCGTGCCAGACAGGTGTCGCTCAATCGAGTTGTGGCCCTGAAGATTCTGCCGTCTCTGGTCGCGGCAAGCGGCGATGCGCTCAGCCGCTTTCAGCGCGAGGCGCAGGCCGCCGCCCGCCTGCATCACACTCACATCGTTCCGGTGTATGCCCAGGGGCAGGAAGGAGGGCATTTCTACTATGCGATGGAAATGATTGAGGGTATCGATCTGGGGCGCATAATCCAGACTGATCCGTCCCGCCTTTATCAATCATCCGCATCGGCGGACGGTCTCGAGCGAGTCACCAACCGTCACGGTCATTCACAACCGGCTTCAAGTGGAAGTCCCGCCGCATTTCGCGCCGCGTCACAGCGAGATCACCGCGAGGGGTCGCCCTCGCCATTTACCGCCCCGCCAGGTGGCGCTGGTTCCGATGCCGCATCATTGACGCATTCCGGCACGACGCGGCAACAGGCCGACTATCGCCGACTCGCACGTCTCATCGCGCAGGTCGCGGATGCTCTGGCTCACGCTCATCGCCACCATGTCCTGCACCGCGACATCAAACCGCGCAACCTTCTGCTCGGTGCGGACGGACATTTGCACATCACCGATTTCGGCTTGGCCCGCCTTCTCGACGAACCGAGCCTGACAATTTCAGGCGAAATGCTCGGGACACCGGCTTACATGTCTCCCGAACAGATCGACGCCGACGGCAGTCACATCGACCACCGCACCGACATCTACTCCCTCGGCGTCACGCTATACGAACTGCTTACGGGCGTGCGGCC
This window of the Phycisphaerae bacterium genome carries:
- a CDS encoding RNA polymerase sigma factor, which gives rise to MERQGDQELIARLHSGDPSAVNEVRARYGRELQMFCRRMVYDEVLAEDIVQEVMMKCFSPGVTPPSGSLRGWLYKIARNRSIDEIRKMRPDVRMSAMKSASHIWDGAAIPIDPATTPAGKAIKADRARSVQTAIDSMDEDLREVVILYFFQGLPRLEVAEAIGLSLAGTKARLSRATRHLREQLHALDDSSL